From Humisphaera borealis, the proteins below share one genomic window:
- a CDS encoding DUF5691 domain-containing protein, protein MIVDELVKTALIGTARGTAMPEATGPLAEAITSVNTTAATPEAKLLSAVAIAARYESCGRSPAAVEALPPSAPPDALPACSRRVGELLDRILAMTNTPAKQQLLDEWLTAAATAKQRVPHALLPSLLDYAASYRPLRDKIVAAGDARAGWLMAMNPRWQVAVGESEDFAAIWGTGSKEQRISALRRLRAVDPARAIDLIKGTWKEDGADERAAFVETLAVGLTAADELFLESTLDDKSKQVRAATTELLSRLPTSAFVQRMAERGAAILTFAKGSKTGNIDVNLPAAFDPAWQRDGVNEKAVQGTGMKQWWAQQILSAVPPTHWSSLWKEEPSACVIGLSKDFAGVVTAAWTDAAKRNPDAAWIRALVLHPVAKRSPQFDLLNALAPTDRQMIVAEYFSTAQPSIELTSQLLQQSQFSFDVANAKAIAGQIDRHAASVNNNYDYRLAWILESIALRFPPALYPELSSRWTAANQPAWETNRKALDACLQTLQLRHDIQAEFAS, encoded by the coding sequence ATGATCGTCGATGAACTGGTCAAGACGGCGCTGATCGGCACCGCCCGCGGCACGGCAATGCCCGAGGCGACCGGCCCGCTGGCCGAAGCGATCACTTCGGTGAATACAACGGCAGCGACGCCCGAAGCGAAGTTGCTGTCCGCGGTTGCGATCGCGGCAAGGTATGAATCGTGCGGCCGGTCGCCGGCAGCGGTCGAAGCGCTTCCCCCATCCGCCCCGCCGGACGCGCTTCCGGCTTGCTCGCGCCGCGTCGGGGAACTGCTCGACCGCATCCTGGCGATGACCAACACGCCCGCCAAGCAGCAGTTGCTGGACGAATGGCTGACGGCAGCCGCGACCGCGAAACAGCGCGTGCCGCACGCTTTGCTGCCGTCATTGCTCGATTACGCCGCATCGTACCGCCCCCTGCGCGACAAGATCGTCGCCGCCGGCGACGCCCGCGCCGGCTGGCTGATGGCGATGAACCCGCGCTGGCAGGTCGCCGTCGGCGAATCCGAAGACTTCGCCGCGATCTGGGGCACCGGCAGCAAAGAGCAACGCATCTCGGCCCTTCGGCGGCTCCGCGCCGTCGACCCGGCCAGGGCGATCGACCTCATCAAAGGCACCTGGAAGGAAGACGGCGCCGACGAGCGGGCCGCGTTCGTCGAAACGCTGGCGGTCGGCCTGACGGCCGCCGACGAGCTGTTCCTGGAATCGACCCTGGACGACAAGAGCAAGCAGGTCCGCGCCGCCACGACCGAATTGCTGTCCCGACTGCCGACGTCGGCGTTCGTTCAACGCATGGCCGAACGCGGGGCCGCAATACTGACATTCGCCAAAGGCTCCAAGACCGGGAACATCGATGTCAACTTGCCGGCTGCGTTTGATCCGGCATGGCAGCGAGACGGCGTAAATGAGAAGGCCGTTCAGGGCACCGGCATGAAGCAATGGTGGGCACAGCAGATTCTATCGGCGGTTCCACCGACGCACTGGTCATCGCTCTGGAAGGAAGAGCCATCGGCGTGCGTCATCGGACTATCGAAAGACTTTGCCGGCGTCGTCACCGCCGCATGGACCGACGCCGCTAAACGTAACCCGGACGCCGCGTGGATCCGTGCGCTGGTCCTGCACCCGGTTGCAAAGCGGTCGCCGCAATTCGACCTGCTGAACGCGCTTGCGCCGACGGATCGGCAGATGATCGTGGCCGAGTATTTTTCGACAGCACAGCCGTCGATCGAGCTGACCTCGCAACTGCTGCAGCAGTCGCAATTCTCGTTCGATGTCGCCAATGCCAAAGCGATCGCCGGGCAGATCGACCGGCACGCGGCATCCGTGAACAACAATTACGACTATCGACTGGCCTGGATACTCGAGAGCATCGCCCTTCGATTTCCGCCGGCGCTATATCCCGAGCTGTCGTCCCGCTGGACGGCCGCCAACCAGCCGGCGTGGGAGACCAATCGCAAGGCGCTCGACGCCTGCCTTCAGACGCTGCAACTGAGACACGACATTCAAGCGGAGTTCGCATCATGA
- a CDS encoding choice-of-anchor D domain-containing protein, with product MISPRRPVVQSKFVEILESRCLLAAQLATDVGRLVFNDPANGAASSARSVVVRNTGDQTLTIRSLALGGASPGQFRLLASPASVAPGGSLSIPVSFAPTTIGPKGATLIISSNASNLPAQTITLRGLGTRGLQGANEPSLQWILDTYQIPVKVGDSNAAEATLDLPARTPNDEIAAQMFRKAGSGVVSLTPIAIFSNASNPGAIAGYYRTNAAGAVSRTQLYTVPSADVQTLNPRVQGTSSFDPGADAFGLYTTWPAQAYRTVYTEDFRNTFISPASKRRMFRAYPLKTATGSIVPNAYVIGNEEAFNNDLQDGVFIIRNVVPLAVGEPSAGASPPPVPGTTLYQAESAILSGAARSSANAGFSGTGYADFVNASNDSVRWSARSSTAATRTLTFRYANGGSSDRPLELRVNGVVVRSRLSFAATGSWSTWRTVSLTVSLVAGSNNIQLTAIGASGANIDWLSVG from the coding sequence TTGATTTCGCCACGCCGTCCTGTTGTTCAATCGAAGTTCGTCGAAATCCTGGAATCGCGATGTCTCCTCGCCGCTCAGCTGGCGACGGATGTCGGGCGACTGGTGTTCAACGACCCCGCCAACGGCGCTGCCAGCAGCGCTCGGTCGGTCGTCGTGCGCAACACCGGCGACCAGACCCTGACGATTCGCAGCCTTGCGCTCGGCGGTGCGTCGCCGGGGCAGTTTCGGTTGCTGGCTTCGCCGGCCAGCGTCGCGCCGGGAGGGTCGCTGTCGATCCCTGTGTCCTTCGCGCCGACGACGATCGGCCCCAAGGGCGCAACACTGATCATCAGCAGCAACGCGTCCAACCTGCCGGCGCAGACGATCACGCTTCGAGGCCTGGGCACGCGCGGGCTGCAGGGTGCCAATGAGCCGTCGCTCCAGTGGATCCTGGACACCTACCAGATTCCGGTGAAGGTCGGCGATTCCAACGCCGCCGAGGCAACGCTGGACCTGCCGGCGCGGACGCCGAACGATGAGATCGCCGCACAGATGTTCCGCAAGGCCGGCAGCGGCGTCGTCAGCCTGACGCCGATCGCCATCTTCAGCAACGCGTCGAACCCGGGCGCGATCGCCGGCTACTACCGCACCAACGCCGCCGGCGCGGTCTCGCGAACGCAGCTCTACACGGTTCCGTCGGCCGATGTGCAAACGCTGAACCCGCGCGTGCAGGGGACGAGCAGTTTCGACCCTGGCGCCGACGCTTTCGGCCTGTACACCACCTGGCCCGCACAGGCATACCGCACGGTCTACACCGAGGACTTCCGCAATACGTTCATTTCGCCGGCAAGCAAGCGCCGGATGTTCCGCGCCTATCCACTCAAGACCGCAACCGGCAGCATCGTGCCCAACGCCTACGTGATCGGGAACGAGGAGGCGTTCAACAACGACCTCCAGGACGGCGTGTTCATCATCCGCAACGTAGTGCCGCTGGCGGTGGGCGAACCGTCCGCCGGCGCGTCGCCGCCACCGGTGCCCGGGACGACGCTGTACCAAGCGGAATCGGCGATCCTGAGCGGTGCCGCACGGTCGTCGGCCAATGCCGGCTTTTCCGGGACGGGTTACGCCGACTTCGTCAACGCCAGCAACGACTCGGTCCGCTGGAGTGCCCGCAGTTCGACCGCCGCCACGCGTACTCTGACCTTCCGGTATGCCAACGGCGGATCGAGCGATCGGCCGCTGGAACTGCGCGTGAATGGCGTGGTGGTACGGAGCCGGCTTTCGTTCGCCGCGACGGGTTCCTGGTCCACCTGGCGAACAGTCAGCCTGACGGTCAGCCTGGTCGCCGGAAGCAACAACATTCAGCTTACGGCGATCGGCGCGAGTGGGGCGAACATCGACTGGCTGTCGGTGGGATGA
- a CDS encoding HAD-IIA family hydrolase — MSQGSDHRSVLDLSQYQAVLLDLDGTVYHEDHALPGAVELILRLQKIGQPYACLTNSTTSPHQLVSRLKRMGVEVDPAHIYTAASAACDYVLQRFPQGPRVLNISTSGVDEMLEGKVTWVKDDHSPCDAVICGVPVNVHATEDRLRAALVQLRGAAELVAICADRVYPSPRGMEFGVGAFTAMFAYAANKKPVYCGKPEPRFFNELCRRLGVNPQRCVLIGDNLESDILGANGVGMKTILTLTGVATRSDAEHASPQLKPHAVIESLASL, encoded by the coding sequence GTGAGCCAAGGGTCCGACCATCGTTCCGTTCTCGATCTTTCCCAGTACCAGGCCGTCCTGCTCGATCTCGACGGCACGGTTTACCACGAGGACCACGCGCTGCCCGGCGCGGTGGAACTTATCCTCCGTCTGCAGAAGATCGGGCAGCCCTATGCCTGCCTGACCAACAGCACGACCAGCCCGCATCAACTGGTTTCGCGGCTGAAGCGGATGGGCGTTGAGGTCGATCCGGCGCACATCTACACCGCCGCCTCCGCCGCGTGCGACTACGTATTGCAGCGATTCCCGCAGGGGCCGCGCGTCCTGAACATCAGCACCAGCGGCGTAGACGAAATGCTTGAGGGCAAAGTGACCTGGGTGAAGGACGACCATTCACCGTGCGATGCGGTGATCTGTGGCGTTCCAGTGAACGTCCACGCGACCGAGGACCGACTGCGGGCGGCGCTGGTCCAGTTGCGGGGTGCCGCCGAGCTGGTCGCTATCTGTGCCGACCGCGTCTACCCGAGCCCGCGCGGGATGGAGTTTGGGGTCGGGGCGTTCACGGCAATGTTCGCTTACGCCGCCAATAAGAAGCCGGTCTACTGCGGCAAGCCGGAGCCGCGTTTCTTCAACGAGTTGTGCCGTCGCCTGGGCGTTAATCCACAGCGGTGTGTATTGATCGGGGATAACCTCGAGAGCGACATCCTGGGGGCCAACGGCGTCGGGATGAAGACGATCCTGACCTTGACCGGCGTCGCGACGCGATCCGACGCGGAACATGCGTCGCCGCAACTCAAGCCTCATGCGGTGATCGAGAGCCTGGCGAGCTTGTAG
- a CDS encoding VOC family protein → MTPSRLNLLVLRCADMRATAAFYAQLNFEFSMHQHGKGPEHLASESDSFVLELYPSTDDKTDTLGLGFAVDELDNVRQRLANEGRNPGDIRDEPWGRTFVVRDPDGRRVELKQR, encoded by the coding sequence ATGACACCTTCTCGACTCAATTTGCTCGTTCTGCGCTGTGCCGACATGCGGGCTACGGCCGCGTTCTACGCGCAGCTGAACTTTGAGTTTTCGATGCATCAGCATGGAAAGGGGCCGGAACACCTGGCTAGCGAGAGCGACTCATTCGTTCTGGAGCTTTATCCCTCGACCGACGACAAGACCGACACATTGGGATTGGGGTTTGCGGTAGATGAACTCGACAACGTGCGACAAAGACTTGCGAATGAGGGCAGAAACCCCGGTGACATTCGGGACGAGCCGTGGGGACGAACGTTTGTAGTGCGTGATCCGGATGGCCGACGCGTGGAACTCAAACAACGGTAA
- a CDS encoding SWIM zinc finger family protein encodes MEGWTTQRVLQLAPDPASAKAGQGLASPRKWVTSGADAQAVWGECQGSGSKPYQTQVDLSEPAFKCSCPSRKFPCKHGLGLMLLYAGDQVAAATEKPAWVTEWLATRSERAEKAKAKAEAPPKPVDEAAQAKRREKRLERVAEGLASLRLWIHDLVRNGIATAPSRGYAFFDEPARRMIDAQATGASGRIQSLGTIASSGAGWEKPFVEELASLELLIRAYERADQLPEPTRQDIFATLGLPISQDDVLALPPVKDRWQVISQEVTQEDRLRVSRTWLFGVASRRPALVLAFAHGSAPFTMPLVAGFSIEGELCYFPGNGVRAAIKTRGDMTAIPSLDGFDKLDSLCDAISLLRAQQPWLGEVVLPLRQVVPARTGNGWSLIDSDRRTLPAVLTDSAGWTLLAMSGGAPVDVAAGFDGSRLRPQAVMQGGEFRALVVQGESVSGEAAA; translated from the coding sequence ATGGAAGGGTGGACCACGCAACGCGTCCTGCAACTGGCCCCCGACCCGGCCAGCGCCAAGGCCGGCCAGGGATTGGCGTCGCCCCGCAAATGGGTGACGTCCGGTGCCGATGCGCAAGCCGTCTGGGGCGAGTGCCAGGGGAGCGGGTCCAAGCCTTATCAAACCCAGGTCGACCTTTCCGAACCCGCGTTCAAGTGTTCCTGCCCGAGTCGAAAGTTCCCGTGCAAGCACGGCCTTGGTTTGATGCTGCTCTACGCCGGCGATCAGGTCGCCGCCGCGACAGAGAAGCCCGCGTGGGTGACCGAGTGGCTCGCCACCCGATCCGAGCGCGCCGAGAAAGCCAAGGCCAAGGCCGAAGCGCCCCCCAAACCGGTCGACGAAGCTGCGCAGGCCAAACGCCGCGAGAAACGACTGGAGCGCGTCGCCGAGGGCTTGGCGTCGCTACGGCTCTGGATTCACGACCTGGTGCGCAACGGCATCGCGACCGCGCCCAGCCGTGGCTATGCTTTCTTCGACGAGCCCGCCCGCCGGATGATCGACGCCCAGGCGACCGGCGCTTCGGGCCGCATTCAATCGCTCGGCACGATCGCGTCGTCCGGCGCGGGGTGGGAAAAGCCGTTCGTCGAAGAGCTCGCCTCGCTCGAACTGCTCATCCGCGCCTACGAACGCGCCGACCAGCTCCCCGAGCCCACCCGACAGGACATCTTTGCCACGCTCGGCTTGCCGATCTCGCAGGATGATGTGCTGGCATTGCCTCCGGTGAAGGACCGCTGGCAGGTCATCTCGCAGGAAGTGACGCAGGAGGATCGGCTGCGCGTGTCGCGCACCTGGCTGTTCGGCGTCGCCTCGCGCAGGCCGGCGCTGGTGCTGGCATTTGCCCATGGCAGCGCACCTTTCACAATGCCGCTGGTCGCCGGCTTCAGCATCGAAGGGGAACTCTGTTATTTCCCCGGCAACGGCGTACGGGCGGCGATCAAGACGCGTGGCGACATGACCGCCATCCCATCTCTCGACGGCTTTGACAAGCTTGATTCACTCTGTGATGCGATCTCGCTCCTTCGCGCTCAGCAGCCCTGGCTGGGCGAGGTCGTTCTCCCTCTGCGACAAGTCGTCCCGGCGAGAACCGGCAACGGCTGGTCGCTCATCGACTCAGACCGTCGAACCCTCCCCGCCGTCCTGACCGATTCGGCCGGCTGGACGCTGCTGGCAATGTCCGGCGGAGCGCCGGTTGATGTGGCCGCCGGCTTCGACGGCAGCCGATTGCGCCCGCAAGCGGTCATGCAAGGCGGTGAGTTCCGGGCTCTGGTCGTACAAGGTGAATCCGTGTCGGGGGAGGCCGCCGCATGA
- a CDS encoding ATP-binding protein produces the protein MSTKAKETPAAKGNGAASTATSSSGVESVLRRHAEDQFAAELAALQEVDDKQRPPKWKLSPWAVATYVLGGKAGGMEITAKYIGKRRLIEVAIATLATDRALLLLGVPGTAKSWLSEHLAAAISGDSTQVVQGTAGTAEEQIRYGWNYALLLSKGPSREAMVSSPLMKAMATGTIARIEELTRIPADVQDSLITILSEKSLPIPELGEEVQAAKGFNVIATANNRDKGVNELSSALKRRFNTVILPVPDTADEEITIVQQRVKSLGKALEIPAELTGLDEIRRVVTIFRELRNGQTEDGKSKLKQSTGTLSTAEAISVMNNGLALAAHFGDGSIKASDIASGLVGAVIKDPVQDRVVWQEYLETVVKERDGWKDLYRACRETL, from the coding sequence ATGAGCACAAAAGCGAAGGAAACGCCGGCCGCGAAGGGGAACGGCGCAGCCAGTACGGCCACCAGTTCATCGGGGGTCGAAAGCGTGTTGCGTCGTCACGCCGAGGACCAGTTTGCCGCCGAGCTGGCTGCGTTGCAGGAAGTCGATGACAAGCAGCGCCCGCCCAAGTGGAAGCTGTCGCCTTGGGCCGTGGCGACGTACGTCCTGGGCGGCAAGGCCGGCGGGATGGAGATCACCGCCAAGTACATCGGCAAACGCCGGCTGATCGAAGTCGCGATCGCCACGCTCGCCACTGACCGCGCGCTGCTGCTGCTCGGCGTGCCGGGCACCGCCAAGAGCTGGCTCAGCGAACACCTGGCGGCGGCGATCAGCGGCGATTCGACGCAGGTCGTCCAGGGCACGGCGGGGACCGCCGAGGAGCAGATCCGCTACGGCTGGAACTACGCGCTGCTGCTGTCCAAGGGCCCCAGCCGCGAGGCAATGGTGTCGAGCCCGCTCATGAAAGCGATGGCCACCGGCACCATCGCCCGCATTGAAGAACTGACGCGCATTCCCGCCGACGTCCAGGACTCGCTCATCACCATCCTGTCGGAAAAGTCGCTGCCGATTCCCGAGCTCGGCGAAGAAGTCCAGGCCGCCAAGGGCTTCAACGTCATCGCGACGGCCAACAACCGCGACAAAGGCGTCAACGAGCTGAGCAGCGCCCTCAAGCGGCGGTTCAACACCGTCATCCTCCCCGTCCCCGACACGGCCGACGAAGAGATCACGATCGTCCAGCAGCGGGTGAAGTCGCTCGGCAAGGCACTGGAGATCCCCGCCGAGCTGACCGGCCTCGACGAGATCCGCCGGGTGGTGACGATCTTCCGCGAGCTGCGGAACGGCCAGACCGAAGACGGCAAGAGCAAGCTCAAACAGTCCACCGGCACCCTGAGCACCGCCGAGGCGATTAGTGTGATGAACAACGGTCTGGCGCTGGCGGCGCACTTCGGCGATGGGTCGATCAAGGCGAGTGATATTGCGTCGGGGCTGGTTGGTGCGGTGATCAAAGATCCGGTGCAGGATCGTGTGGTGTGGCAGGAGTACTTGGAGACGGTGGTCAAAGAGAGGGACGGGTGGAAGGACCTGTATCGGGCTTGTCGGGAGACCTTGTAG
- a CDS encoding DUF5682 family protein, with protein sequence MPDNLHILGIRHHGPGSAQSVLRALDELKPDCVLIEGPPDADEMIPFAAREEMHPPVAILVHDVAEPSDAVYYPFAAFSPEWQAIRWALANNVAVRFMDLPQSHRLAIDANRRKALLDQLKAIAEKKAADEAAGKISGDDDVDAAGDDVGDADTDSDEAEDAAAAALLLAGRRIERDPLQRLAEAAGFDDGERWWEHVVEHRREEGVALFAAIRDAMAELRKDRDAATAAVGAHGRVPAAGETASDTDNADAGGDARAPGTPISPRDEDELLREAWMRQTIRDAIKGGAKNIAVVCGAWHAPVLDVEKFTKKADADLLKGLPKTKTAATWIPWTYDRLTFASGYGAGVHSPGWYDHLWRRKDSILEAWMSRVAGLLREKDIDCSSAHVIEAVRLSETLATIRGRPLADLSDIADATRSIFCFDSDVVMRLIDRELLVGHRIGQVPEDTPTVPLQQDLMREQKRLRLKAEALEKELDLDLRGDTDRERSILLHRLRLLGIDWGTPHEHGRGKGTFHELWQLRWQPEYAVKLIEAGTLGTTIEQAAGAAVAKAAADTNDLRSLAARLQDAMLASLGDAATALVKQIENVAAVATDITLLMETLPSLTSLLRYGNVRKTDEGMVREIVDGIVPRITVGLGGAVGSLNDDAAAAMDGHLKSTNAALEQLDAADHTADWQTALNRILGQDTVHGLVRGRAARLLLDGGKLSTDDVGLRLSQTLSRGSDPGQAARWLEGFLSGSGLLLIHDPKLLGLIDAWVRQINPDIFDELLPLLRRTFTTFPAPERRQIGQMIGKGKAASGSSRGVALQGDLNHERAARALPLLLTILKEGV encoded by the coding sequence ATGCCGGATAACCTACATATCCTCGGCATCCGCCATCACGGCCCCGGCTCGGCGCAATCGGTTCTGCGCGCCCTCGACGAACTCAAGCCTGACTGCGTTCTCATTGAAGGCCCGCCGGATGCGGATGAGATGATCCCGTTCGCTGCCCGAGAGGAGATGCATCCGCCGGTGGCGATTCTGGTGCATGACGTCGCCGAGCCTTCGGACGCGGTGTACTACCCATTCGCGGCGTTTTCGCCGGAGTGGCAGGCGATTCGGTGGGCGCTGGCGAACAACGTCGCCGTGCGGTTTATGGATTTGCCGCAGTCGCATCGGTTGGCGATCGACGCCAATCGGCGGAAGGCGCTCCTCGACCAGCTCAAAGCGATCGCCGAGAAGAAGGCGGCGGACGAGGCGGCGGGGAAGATTTCGGGTGACGACGATGTAGATGCCGCGGGTGATGACGTTGGCGACGCTGACACGGACAGTGACGAAGCCGAAGACGCGGCTGCGGCGGCGCTTCTTCTCGCCGGCCGGCGGATCGAGCGCGACCCGCTGCAACGGCTCGCCGAGGCCGCAGGGTTTGACGACGGAGAACGCTGGTGGGAACACGTCGTCGAGCATCGACGGGAGGAAGGCGTGGCGCTGTTCGCCGCGATCCGCGATGCGATGGCCGAACTGCGGAAGGATCGCGATGCCGCGACCGCTGCCGTAGGGGCACACGGCCGTGTGCCCGCGGCCGGCGAAACGGCGTCGGATACCGACAATGCCGATGCGGGCGGGGATGCCCGCGCTCCCGGAACGCCGATATCCCCGCGCGACGAAGACGAACTTCTCCGCGAGGCTTGGATGCGGCAGACCATTCGCGACGCGATCAAAGGCGGCGCAAAGAACATCGCCGTCGTCTGCGGCGCGTGGCACGCGCCGGTGCTGGATGTCGAGAAGTTCACGAAGAAGGCTGACGCCGATCTGCTCAAGGGTCTTCCCAAAACCAAGACCGCCGCCACCTGGATTCCCTGGACCTACGACCGCCTGACCTTCGCCAGCGGCTACGGTGCCGGCGTGCATTCGCCGGGGTGGTACGACCACCTCTGGCGGCGGAAGGATTCGATACTCGAAGCGTGGATGTCCCGCGTCGCCGGGCTGTTGCGCGAGAAGGACATCGACTGTTCCAGTGCCCACGTGATCGAAGCCGTCCGGCTGAGCGAAACACTGGCGACGATCCGCGGGCGGCCACTGGCCGATCTGTCCGACATCGCCGACGCCACGCGATCGATCTTCTGCTTCGACTCCGACGTGGTCATGCGGCTGATCGATCGGGAACTGCTCGTCGGCCATCGCATCGGTCAAGTGCCCGAAGACACGCCGACGGTCCCGCTTCAGCAGGACTTGATGCGGGAGCAGAAACGTCTGCGGCTTAAGGCCGAAGCTCTGGAGAAAGAGCTCGACCTCGATCTTCGCGGCGACACCGACCGCGAGCGGAGCATTCTTCTACACCGCCTGCGGCTGCTGGGGATCGATTGGGGTACGCCCCACGAGCATGGCCGGGGCAAGGGCACCTTCCACGAGCTGTGGCAGCTCCGGTGGCAGCCGGAGTATGCGGTAAAGCTGATCGAAGCCGGCACGCTCGGCACGACGATCGAGCAGGCCGCCGGTGCCGCCGTCGCCAAGGCGGCGGCCGACACGAACGACCTGCGGTCGCTCGCGGCCCGGTTGCAGGATGCGATGCTCGCGTCGCTGGGCGACGCGGCGACGGCGCTGGTGAAGCAGATCGAAAACGTCGCCGCCGTCGCCACCGACATCACGCTGCTGATGGAAACGCTGCCGTCGCTGACGTCGCTGCTGCGGTACGGCAACGTCCGCAAGACCGACGAGGGCATGGTGCGGGAGATTGTCGACGGCATCGTCCCCCGCATTACGGTCGGCCTGGGCGGCGCGGTCGGCAGCCTGAATGACGACGCCGCCGCCGCGATGGACGGGCACCTGAAATCGACCAACGCCGCCCTGGAGCAGCTCGATGCGGCCGATCACACCGCCGACTGGCAGACGGCGCTGAACCGCATCCTGGGGCAGGACACTGTCCACGGCCTGGTGCGCGGCCGCGCCGCCCGGCTGTTGCTCGACGGCGGCAAGCTTTCCACCGACGACGTCGGCCTGCGGCTGAGCCAGACACTGTCGCGCGGATCCGACCCCGGGCAGGCCGCCCGCTGGCTGGAGGGCTTCCTCAGCGGCAGTGGCCTGCTGCTGATTCATGATCCCAAGCTTCTCGGCCTGATCGACGCTTGGGTGCGGCAGATCAATCCCGACATCTTTGACGAGTTGCTGCCGCTGCTGCGGCGGACGTTCACCACCTTCCCCGCGCCCGAACGACGGCAAATCGGGCAAATGATCGGCAAAGGGAAGGCCGCGAGCGGAAGCTCGCGCGGCGTTGCCCTGCAAGGCGATCTGAATCACGAGCGTGCCGCCCGGGCGTTGCCTCTATTGCTGACGATCCTGAAGGAGGGCGTATGA
- a CDS encoding DUF1501 domain-containing protein translates to MSNLTHNFGVPHHETPRSRREFLARSGGGFGAMAAAYLMSQQASAATSGADDALARVGGKPSASQTIANLAARAPHYFGKAKNIIFLFMEGGPSHIDTFDPKPLLNKLHGQQLPPSFKPVITAMGEYNAPLMRSPRQWKQCGKSGMWMSEWVSHMHDLADDICVVRSCVSDGINHSGGVCQMNTGSILAGRPSLGAWTTYGLGTENQNLPAFCVLTDSNTSVVNGPRNWGAGFMPAVFQGTKLSAQNEAISNLRTPGAVGDDRQRAKLALLADLNRQHAGNRQDLTELDARIKSYELAFRMQAEAPEAVDIASESEATRRLYGLDDKKTETFGRMCLLSRRLVERGVRFVQLYSGAGSKWDAHSKIESNHGGLFGQTDLPVAGLIKDLKSRGLLDSTLVIWGGEFGRTPMSEKGDGRDHNPTGFTMWMAGGGVIGGRTIGSTDEIGLHAVEDRLHVHDLHATILHLMGMDHSKLTYFHKGRPERATLNEGDAYKKIAIA, encoded by the coding sequence ATGTCCAACCTCACCCACAACTTCGGCGTTCCTCACCACGAAACCCCGCGGAGCCGGCGCGAGTTCCTGGCCCGCTCCGGCGGCGGATTTGGCGCGATGGCGGCGGCTTACCTCATGAGCCAGCAGGCCTCCGCCGCCACCAGCGGTGCCGACGACGCCCTGGCCCGCGTAGGCGGCAAGCCCAGCGCGTCTCAGACGATCGCCAACCTCGCCGCCCGTGCCCCGCACTACTTCGGCAAAGCCAAGAACATCATCTTCCTGTTCATGGAAGGCGGCCCGAGCCACATCGACACATTCGACCCCAAGCCGCTGCTCAACAAGCTTCACGGCCAGCAGTTGCCACCAAGCTTTAAGCCGGTCATCACCGCGATGGGTGAATACAACGCCCCCCTGATGCGCAGCCCGCGGCAGTGGAAGCAGTGTGGCAAAAGCGGCATGTGGATGAGCGAGTGGGTTTCGCACATGCACGACCTGGCCGACGACATCTGCGTGGTGCGGTCTTGCGTGTCCGACGGCATCAATCACTCCGGCGGCGTCTGCCAGATGAACACCGGCAGCATCCTGGCCGGCCGCCCCTCGCTGGGGGCTTGGACGACCTACGGCCTGGGCACCGAGAACCAGAATCTGCCCGCGTTCTGCGTGCTGACCGACAGCAACACTTCGGTCGTGAACGGCCCGCGCAACTGGGGCGCGGGCTTCATGCCCGCCGTCTTCCAGGGCACCAAGCTGTCGGCACAGAACGAGGCGATCAGCAATCTGCGGACACCCGGAGCCGTCGGCGACGACCGACAGCGGGCGAAGCTTGCGTTGCTGGCGGATCTCAACAGACAGCACGCCGGCAACCGTCAGGACCTGACCGAGCTCGACGCCCGCATCAAGAGCTACGAGCTGGCGTTCCGTATGCAGGCCGAAGCCCCCGAGGCGGTTGATATTGCCTCGGAATCCGAAGCAACCCGCCGGCTCTACGGTCTGGACGACAAGAAGACCGAAACCTTCGGCCGCATGTGCCTGCTAAGCCGTCGGCTCGTCGAGCGTGGCGTACGGTTCGTTCAGCTTTACAGCGGTGCCGGCAGCAAGTGGGATGCGCACAGCAAGATCGAAAGCAACCACGGCGGCCTCTTCGGGCAGACCGATCTGCCCGTCGCCGGCCTGATCAAAGACCTCAAGAGCCGCGGACTGCTGGACAGCACGCTGGTCATCTGGGGTGGCGAGTTCGGTCGTACACCCATGAGCGAGAAGGGCGACGGTCGCGATCACAACCCGACGGGCTTCACCATGTGGATGGCCGGCGGTGGCGTGATCGGCGGGCGAACCATCGGCAGCACCGACGAAATCGGCCTGCACGCCGTCGAAGACCGGCTGCACGTCCACGACCTGCACGCGACGATCCTGCACCTGATGGGCATGGATCACAGCAAGCTCACGTACTTCCATAAAGGCCGGCCCGAGCGAGCCACGCTCAACGAAGGCGACGCCTACAAGAAGATTGCAATCGCGTAA